One window of the Colletotrichum lupini chromosome 9, complete sequence genome contains the following:
- a CDS encoding cytochrome P450 — translation MSSNFSFELGGAPYTIPSPTEKPIAYVATVVLFVILAYALGDHGAKLPEINPLKPFELSNTRRILEFYQTSKELMLKGRAKFGDNPWKLMTEWGNCLVLPPDFIHELRSNPNLDFVEPAKDDSHGYIPGFEAFDGDEALPTVVTKYLTKALTKLTKPLSEESTLVLRHVLTDSTEWHKISPQQDIMRIVSRLSSRVFAGEELCRDEEWVRVSSEYTAAAFGVGYEVGQWPRWARPIVHWFLPSCWRVRALLNECRKTLQPHMERRAQRKREVVAAGKTGAVFDDAVEWFEKESSRKPDPATQQISLSLVAIHTTTDLLTQTMIDLAEHPELFQPLRDELVRVLSKEGLKKTALYNLKLMDSVIKESQRMKPVLLSTWRRLVTKDVTLSNGFVLRKGQKVIATNTHMWDANYYENPAAYDGYRFLNMRGTDEEKNAHLVSTSAKHPGFGHGQHACPGRFFAANEVKIALAHLLLKYDWKFPDGFKPQTMPHGMVLLPDPSATLLIRRRKEELDLDSLEC, via the exons ATGTCATCCAATTTCTCCTTCGAGTTGGGCGGGGCGCCGTACACCATCCCCTCGCCCACCGAGAAGCCCATCGCCTATGTCGCCACCGTCGTCCTCTTCGTCATTCTGGCCTACGCCCTCGGCGACCATGGCGCCAAACTACCCGAGATCAACCCGCTCAAGCCCTTTGAGTTGTCCAACACGCGCCGCATCCTCGAGTTCTACCAGACGAGCAAGGAGCTCATGCTCAAGGGGAGGGCCAAATTTGGCGACAATCCGTGGAAGCTCATGACGGAATGGGGCAATTGCTTGGTCTTGCCCCCTGACTTTATCCACGAGCTTCGCAGTAATCCCAACCTGGATTTTGTGGAGCCTGCTAAAGAT GACTCGCACGGCTATATTCCCGGATTCGAGGCCTTTGATGGCGACGAAGCGCTTCCGACGGTTGTCACAAAGTATTTGACAAAAGCTTTGA CCAAGCTTACAAAGCCCCTATCCGAAGAATCGACACTCGTCCTCCGCCATGTCCTCACCGACTCAACTG AATGGCACAAGATAAGCCCCCAGCAAGACATCATGCGCATCGTCTCCCGCCTCTCCTCCCGCGTCTTCGCCGGCGAGGAACTCTGCCGCGACGAGGAATGGGTCCGCGTCTCATCAGAatacaccgccgccgcctttgGCGTGGGCTACGAAGTCGGCCAGTGGCCCCGCTGGGCCCGCCCCATCGTCCACTGGTTCCTCCCCTCGTGCTGGCGCGTCCGCGCCCTCCTCAACGAGTGCCGCAAGACCCTCCAGCCGCACATGGAGCGCCGCGCACAGCGCAAGCGCGAGGTCGTGGCCGCCGGCAAGACGGGGGCCGTCTTCGATGACGCGGTAGAGTGGTTCGAAAAGGAGTCCTCGCGCAAGCCGGACCCGGCGACGCAGCAGATCTCCCTCTCGCTCGTCGCGATCCATACCACGACCGATTTGCTCACGCAGACCATGATTGATTTGGCGGAGCACCCTGAACTGTTTCAGCCTTTGCGCGATGAGCTCGTTCGCGTGCTCAGCAAGGAAGGTTTGAAGAAGACGGCGCTGTATAATCTCAAGCTCATGGACAGCGTCATCAAGGAGTCGCAGCGCATGAAGCCAGTCCTGCTCT CAACTTGGCGCCGCCTCGTCACGAAAGACGTGACCCTCTCCAACGGCTTCGTCTTGCGCAAGGGCCAAAAGGTCATCGCCACAAACACCCACATGTGGGACGCGAACTACTACGAGAACCCGGCCGCCTACGACGGCTACCGCTTCCTCAACATGCGCGGCACCGACGAGGAGAAGAACGCGCACCTCGTCAGCACCAGCGCCAAGCACCCCGGCTTCGGCCACGGACAGCACGCGTGCCCCGGTCGCTTCTTCGCCGCCAACGAGGTCAAGATCGCGCTGGCGCATCTGCTGCTCAAGTACGACTGGAAGTTCCCTGACGGGTTCAAGCCGCAGACGATGCCGCATGGTATGGTGTTGCTGCCGGATCCGTCTGCGACGCTGTTGATTCGTAGGAGGAAGGAGGAGCTTGATCTGGACTCGTTGGAGTGTTGA
- a CDS encoding aminotransferase class I and II, with protein MLFFWDNLTYKGHRFATNMAEKSRQQFQPYPRQRIMSVNAALPPSQRGQKTAGSQSDLMDDLSKRLESNPYDATSNPKGIIDLGSAVNEIMLEDLACWTKRNVKKSQLKESLGYGDAQNSQDLPKAAAAFMNEHFKVRLPLTADNILAANGVTALLDALTYNITDAGDAVLLATPSYGMFAHDVWTRNGVRVVEVPCDDIPEERFWGEPPREDGPVPVPELVVRLENAIQVELSQKRKVGGVLLANPDNPMGRCYAAHVLLQISQLCARHKIHLIVDEVYAMSAGDRFSSILSLGLDVNFRNVHVLWGLSKDFGLGGLRIGFLATYNKEVYDTMRASSTFGWVSALSASTAAKLLSDAKYLRNQYLPQFRRRLTKRRTFVEEELEKYDIPHVKAEAGFFVFVNLSEWVDLLLEKHGKQGDLKFVEYLMKYRVYLEPGQAFFSNRSGWFRLNFGGEKETFKLGLQRLFQCLRLLDGKDHFDPTIGLPGIHHPPPKGSHIVAV; from the exons ATGTTATTCTTTTGGGACAATCTGACATATAAAGGACATCGGTTTGCCACCAACATGGCCGAAAAAAGCAGGCAACAATTTCAACCTTATCCGCGTCAACGCATCATGTCTGTCAACGCCGCCCTACCCCCGTCCCAGCGGGGCCAAAAAACAGCTGGATCCCAGTCAGATTTGATGGATGACCTCAGCAAACGGCTTGAGAGCAACCCGTATGATGCGACAAGCAACCCCAAGGGCATCATTGATCTTGGGTCCGCTGTCAATGAGATTATGCTGGAAGACTTGGCCTGCTGGACGAAGCGAAATGTCAAGAAGAGCCAACTCAAGGAGT CCCTTGGCTACGGTGACGCCCAAAACTCCCAAGACCTCCCaaaagcagcagcagctttCATGAACGAACACTTCAAAGTCCGCCTCCCCCTAACAGCCGACAACATCCTCGCCGCAAATGGCGTGACAGCACTCCTCGATGCCCTCACCTACAACATCACCGACGCAGGCGACGCCGTGCTTCTCGCGACGCCCTCGTATGGCATGTTCGCCCACGACGTCTGGACCCGGAACGGCGTCCGCGTCGTTGAGGTACCATGCGACGACATCCCCGAGGAGCGCTTCTGGGGCGAGCCGCCGCGCGAGGACGGGCCGGTGCCGGTGCCCGAGCTGGTTGTCCGGCTCGAGAACGCGATACAGGTCGAGTTGAGCCAGAAGCGCAAGGTTGGGGGTGTCTTGTTGGCGAATCCCGACAACCCGATGGGCCGGTGTTATGCTGCGCATGTGCTGTTGCAGATTTCGCAGCTGTGCGCGAGGCATAAGATCCATTTGATTGTCGATGAGGTATACGCCATGAGTGCTGGTGATCGGTTCTCGAGCATACTGAGTCTGGGGCTGGATGTCAACTTTAGGAACGTTCATGTGTTGTGGGGGCTGAGTAAG GATTTCGGCCTCGGTGGGCTCAGGATCGGCTTCCTGGCGACGTATAACAAGGAGGTTTACGATACCATGCGGGCGTCGAG CACATTCGGGTGGGTCTCTGCACTCAGCGCATCGACAGCCGCGAAACTCCTATCGGACGCAAAGTACCTCCGCAACCAATACCTCCCCCAGTTCCGTCGCCGCCTGACCAAGAGGCGCACTTTTGTCGAGGAGGAGTTGGAAAAGTACGACATCCCGCACGTCAAAGCCGAGGCGGGCTTCTTTGTGTTTGTCAACTTGTCCGAGTGGGTGGATCTCCTGCTCGAGAAGCACGGCAAGCAGGGGGATTTGAAGTTTGTGGAGTACTTGATGAAGTACCGCGTCTATCTTGAACCTGGACAG GCATTCTTCTCCAACCGGTCGGGATGGTTCCGACTCAATTTCGGCGGGGAAAAGGAAACCTTCAAGCTCGGTCTGCAGAGGCTGTTCCAGTGTCTGAGGTTGCTTGACGGCAAGGACCACTTTGATCCAACAATCGGCCTTCCTGGGATCCATCATCCTCCGCCAAAAGGGAGTCATATCGTCGCAGTGTGA